In Citrus sinensis cultivar Valencia sweet orange chromosome 4, DVS_A1.0, whole genome shotgun sequence, one DNA window encodes the following:
- the LOC102624800 gene encoding uncharacterized protein LOC102624800, whose amino-acid sequence MVPPPRVLEISIVSGHDLALVSKSMKTYSVAWVDPERKLTTRVDQNGLNNPSWNEKFVFRVDDRFLTDETSAIMIEIYAAAWLKDALIGSVRVLISHLFGTLTHNSSSSTRYVALQVRRPSGRPQGILNLGITLLDNTMRSMPLFAELCGAGANFSEVSSGANDVMKPETTTAQNSKQPKDDQELERVLKPKDNSLSKAKLRRSQSDKTDLTSEDYSKNSSHQAQQPTGTGSVVTGSICNGGSVVKGSGSMVNGSQCSSDVGPSASVVAAAIAKGLYKAPTPPKTGAGGLVTEEWTAAAKESDQQEVMKSKVERWRTELPPIYDNSKMSANSKHGGRPRRRTDSGGLFSCFGNAFGCEISITCGGGNSSKKKYQNGKVCNLSSVDDNSSQSYV is encoded by the coding sequence ATGGTGCCTCCTCCGCGAGTTCTGGAGATTAGCATCGTGTCGGGCCACGACCTTGCCCTTGTTTCAAAGAGCATGAAGACTTACTCCGTTGCATGGGTTGATCCCGAACGCAAACTGACCACCAGGGTTGATCAGAATGGCCTCAACAACCCTAGCTGGAACGAAAAGTTCGTCTTTCGTGTTGACGACAGGTTCCTGACGGATGAAACCTCGGCTATAATGATCGAGATCTACGCGGCAGCATGGTTGAAAGATGCCCTAATCGGCTCCGTCCGTGTCCTTATCAGCCATCTTTTCGGTACCCTTACGCATAATAGCTCTTCGTCCACGCGCTACGTCGCGCTTCAGGTCCGTCGCCCCTCCGGCAGGCCTCAGGGGATCCTTAACTTGGGTATCACGCTGTTGGATAACACCATGCGTAGCATGCCTCTCTTCGCTGAGCTCTGTGGAGCTGGTGCCAATTTTAGCGAGGTGTCTTCGGGTGCTAATGATGTAATGAAACCGGAAACAACAACAGCACAAAACAGTAAGCAGCCTAAAGATGATCAAGAGCTTGAGAGAGTACTCAAGCCTAAAGACAATTCATTATCAAAGGCGAAACTACGTCGTTCGCAGAGTGACAAGACGGATTTGACGAGCGAGGATTATTCAAAGAATAGCAGTCATCAAGCACAGCAGCCCACAGGCACTGGTTCTGTTGTCACCGGCTCAATATGCAACGGAGGTTCTGTGGTGAAAGGGAGCGGGAGCATGGTGAACGGCTCCCAATGCTCGTCGGACGTGGGGCCCTCGGCTTCCGTGGTGGCTGCGGCAATCGCGAAAGGGCTGTACAAGGCACCCACGCCTCCGAAGACGGGGGCAGGAGGGTTGGTCACCGAGGAGTGGACGGCGGCGGCGAAGGAAAGCGATCAGCAGGAAGTTATGAAATCAAAGGTCGAGAGGTGGCGGACGGAGCTTCCGCCCATATACGATAACTCAAAAATGAGTGCGAATAGTAAGCACGGGGGACGTCCACGGCGGAGAACGGACAGCGGAGGATTGTTTTCGTGTTTTGGAAATGCATTTGGGTGTGAGATTTCGATTACTTGTGGAGGGGGCAACAGCAGCAAGAAGAAGTATCAAAACGGAAAGGTATGTAACCTTAGCTCCGTGGACGACAATTCTAGTCAGTCATATGTATGA